From the Oncorhynchus nerka isolate Pitt River linkage group LG20, Oner_Uvic_2.0, whole genome shotgun sequence genome, one window contains:
- the LOC115102092 gene encoding haloacid dehalogenase-like hydrolase domain-containing 5 encodes MRGLLPFYRALNALCNRQVRRRAGFAGSECGFSGIVSISKPQPCFGLLFDIDGVLVRGKIPIPAAKKAFQKLVNSQGQFVVPVVFVTNAGNCMRQMKADQLSHILGVPITMDQVMMSHSPLRMFKKYHDKCVLVSGQGPVLDIAKNLGFQNVVSIDMLRESFPLLDMVDHNRRPKLPSSPIANLPTVEAVILFGEPIRWETNLQLIIDILLTNGNLSGAHQTQKLPHLPLLACNMDLMWMAEAQSPRFGHGTFLVCLENIYKKITGKEVKYKALMGKPSELTYHFAEYLIRGQAVERNWTQPITSLYAIGDNLMTDIYGANLYSCYLKERNRRKNSKAVAKMATGTGSNAPLPQNNDHVENAWESELAPPSATSCKSILVCTGVYNPHTEVPTYANKCIKETVFHGHRDFRFDPALVEPGHIVQDVADAVELIFEQEKFVPQ; translated from the exons CCACAGCCATGCTTTGGCCTGCTGTTTGACATCGATGGCGTGCTTGTCCGGGGAAAGATACCCATCCCTGCTGCAAAAAAGGCCTTCCAAAAACTGGTCAACTCCCAGGGACAATTTGTGGTACCAGTTGTTTTTGTCACCAACGCAGGGAATTGTATGCGGCAGATGAAAGCAGACCAGCTCTCGCACATCCTGGGAGTGCCT ATCACCATGGACCAGGTGATGATGTCACACAGTCCACTGAGGATGTTCAAGAAATACCATGACAAGTGTGTTCTGGTGTCAGGACAAGGGCCCGTCCTGGATATTGCCAAAAA CTTGGGCTTCCAGAATGTGGTCAGTATCGACATGTTGAGAGAATCCTTTCCTCTGCTGGACATGGTGGACCACAACAGACGGCCCAAACTGCCG TCCAGTCCTATTGCCAACCTTCCCACAGTAGAAG CTGTTATTCTGTTTGGGGAGCCCATCCGATGGGAGACCAACCTCCAGCTGATAATTGATATCCTTCTGACCAATGGGAACCTGAGCGGAGCCCATCAGACCCAAAAGCTTCCCCATCTCCCCCTGCTGGCCTGCAACATGGATCTCATGTGGATGGCTGAGGCCCAGTCTCCACG GTTTGGTCATGGGACATTCCTGGTGTGCCTGGAGAACATCTACAAGAAGATAACAGGTAAAGAGGTGAAGTACAAAGCTCTGATGGGGAAGCCCAGTGAACTGACCTACCACTTTGCTGAGTACCTCATCAGAGGCCAGGCTGTGGAGAGAAACTGGACACAGCCCATCACCTCCCTCTATGCTATTGG GGATAACCTGATGACTGACATCTATGGGGCCAACCTCTACAGTTGTTACCtgaaggagaggaacaggaggaagaACTCCAAAGCTGTCGCCAAGATGGCCACTGGCACTGGCTCTAATGCACCCCTTCCCCAGAACAATGACCACGTAGAGAACGCCTGGGAGAGCGAGCTGGCACCCCCCTCCGCCACCTCCTGCAAGTCCATCCTGGTGTGTACTGGGGTGTACAACCCCCACACGGAGGTGCCCACTTATGCCAACAAGTGCATCAAGGAGACTGTGTTTCATGGGCATCGCGACTTCCGCTTTGACCCGGCGTTGGTAGAGCCCGGGCACATCGTGCAGGACGTGGCTGACGCCGTGGAGCTTATCTTTGAGCAGGAGAAGTTTGTGCCTCAGTAA